In Galactobacillus timonensis, the genomic window ATGGCGATGCGGGCAAGCATCTCGTCTGTGTTCATGGCATACAGAGTCATATTGCTCGTTTGGTTACGCTGCTTCAGCTCACATTCAATGCCGCGCATTAATCGCTGTGCTGAGCGGCATATTCGGTTCATGGAACGAATGCTGGCCTGCAGATATTGTTCTGCTTCTTTGCCATACAAACGGGCTCCTTCTGCAGTGATCCATGCCTGTTCGGGACTCAGGGGCTGAAAGCTGGTTGAAGTCATTGCTTAACCTTCTTTGGCGGAATGACAGGATTCAACATTGGCTTGGAGCTCTTTCTGAGCACATAGAGGCAGCGGCTGCGGAACCTGTCCCAGTTGGTATATCCGTTGGCTGCTTTCTTGATCGTCTTGATGATTGAGTTCCGGTTCTCCATCAATCCGTTATTCAGTTTTATGTCGGACACTACCACCTGGCCTGTGTCCTTATCGACTGTATGACGCTGCTTTACGACAATGAAGGAGTTGATAATCTCCTCTCTCCAGCTGATCAGGGTGCGGGAGAACTCTTTCATTTCCGGAATACCACTGGCTGCGAAGGACTGAATCAGTTTGTTCAGCTCCTGGGGAGCAGTATCGTAAGTGCAGTTGTCATAGAAGTCCACAACGTCATCCTTGAGGTCCCATGCCTTTTTCAAATCGGGATGAACGGCTTCGATCATGGCTTTAATTTCGTAATAATTGAGGAACCGGTTCAGCTTGCGGTTCATTTTCCTTGGATGGCCGGGATCGAACAGCTTTTTACCATCTTTGTCTCTGGCGTCCAGCCGCTTGAATATCATCCAGTTGAATGTCTTCAGCAGATAATACTCGTTGGTTTGTGTTTTTGTGCCTTCAATATATTTTGGAGTCTGCTTCATTACTCTGATCCGGACGCTGTCAGCCTTTCTGGAGAGCTCCTGGCTGACATGATAATGGTCAACGGAATGATAGGCCTTAGGGAACAGCTGACGTATGATGGCGCGGTATTCACTATACATGTCCGTGGCAATCATTTTGACGCGCTTTCGCTCTTCCACTGGGATTTTGAGAAAGTAGCTGAGCAGATAATCTTTTCTTCTGCTTGGCAGGATATCCACCGGCTCCTGTGACTCAAAGTCGAGAATAACGAACACATATTTTGAGTTCTCTCCCGGATGATAAAATGCGTAGTTCTCATCCCAGCACATCAATGTGGGCAGAGGTCTTCGCGCCTCCTTTACGTGGGCATCGAAGACGGAGGCAGCGGTTGTGGGAGAGATGTGATACCGCTTAGCGACGGAAGCGAAGGTCTCGGTCTGAATCTTCAAATCGTTCAGAATGTTTTCAACCGTGAGGGCGGAGATGTGCTGCTTCCTGAAACAGAATGGATTGTTCTCATAGTACGTTCGATGACAGACAGGACAGATGTACCTGCGGGCATGATAGAAGATGGTGCACTCACGATCAGTAAAGACGCCGTGGCTTATCTTCTTGTCAATGTAGTCCTTAACCCTTGGCAGGGTACAGCCGCAATCGGGACAAGGCGGATGATCCGGCCGCAGTAAAACATGGACAGACGCACTGCCATTGTCATTATGGAAGATGACATTCTCCACACTGCCTGTATCGAGGTTAAAGAATTCAAGAATGGCCTGTTTATCAGATTGTTCGGACATAGATCTTCTCCTTTGAGCCCAGCATAGGGGAAGATCAGGAAAGGCCCAAGTCAAAGTCATTTGGCCTATTCAGGCAGAGATTGATTCCGGCCACCCAGCCACTGGAAGAATCATATTCTGGAGCCCGGCGGACATCACGCCGGAATAGAACACGAAGCTGTTGAAGCAGCGAATCAGGCGGATCAACCAGCTTCAGGAAAATCCGGAGCTGCACAATGAGCTTATCGAGCCATTTGTTCCAACGGTAAACGGAAGAATCGGAAGGAAGCGAATAACGATCAAGATCCAGATCATTGTCCAGAGCCGATTCGATGGTCTGCACCGAGTAGTGCTTGTAAGGGACAAGGAAATCAGGGAGAACACGGTGATGTCTTCCGTTGGAAGAGACGGCGACAGGAATCCAGATCCAGTAAGAACCTTTTGGCGTTTTAACGCACCTTCTGGCAGTTCCGCAGAATCTCATTGGCAGGCCTGTTTCAGGATCCAAAACAGGTTCGCTGCATTTCATCAAAAATCATTCAGATGATTAGGATGTTTAACAATTTTGTATTGTGAATGTGGTACACTAACCATGGTTTTGGTTATGGGTTCAGAGATGGCTGGAAACTAGTCTCTGAACCTTTTCCTTTCTATTGATGTCTCTAACCGCATGATAATCGGTAAATACGAAAAGGAGAAGGTCTTTGTGCCTCCCCATGAGGGTTTACAGCTCTTTAACTCCTCCCGGATCATCAATCCCAGGATTTCTTAGAGGCACCCCCAAACCCCATCTATTTTTAGATAGTCGCATTATTAAGCCAAAACAAAAGGCTCCTGCCCAATCGCGGGGGCCTTTTCAAATGGGCAATACCGGTCAATCCGTCAATCCCCGTTGACTGCCTGACACGTCCGGTAACGCGCGTATACGCTCACACACGATTTCGATTCTGCGTTGAATTTGCGTTGTGGCTCGGCCAGGGTGAAGCTATCGCGTTGCATGTCGATGATGAGCAACACGATAGGTTTGAATTTCATAAATCGCTCAAGTGAAAAGTTAAATTCCACTTTAGAAGGCAAGTGGAAATAAGTCGTACAGAAGCGATGAACAGGGCATAATTTCGCTCTCGTTCATCGCCTTTTGCTTGCGTTTCTGCCTTTTTGGCCTCAGAATAATAGTGTCGAGAGATCTAAAGAGACGCGTTGAAAGTCAATGAACTTTTAGCAGTTCATTGCCGTGAAAGAGTTATTTCAACTTGCGGATCGACGGCTTTTGCTAAACTATCGTCTCTTTAGCACGTATGGCTTCAGAATTACTTCATCTGAATTTGAAATGTTATGGAGCCCAAATTCATAGAATTTCTTTGCCGTGGTGGGACTAAGAAATTCAAGGAGCTGAAAGGATGACTTGCCGTTCAGCTTTTCTTTTGGGTACGAGTTGATGTTTTCAGAGATGATATTGCATGCATGCTGGTTGACAGGGTCTTTTTGGTATTTGATTTCAGGTATGTGGAACTGCTAATATTTAGAAACTGTGCGGAGCGAATAATAACGATATGAAGTGGTATGAAGAACATTATGTGAACCGGCGCGACTGGGTGCTGGATCATTTGGAGTATCTTGCCCTGACTCCTGCGGAGCTGGAGATTGTGATGCTGATTGATTTCAGCAGCCAGTATCAGCTGCCGATTTCCATGGACAGTCTTTCGAGCAAGAGCGGCCTGACGATGGATGAGGTCAATGATGCTGTATCGTCGCTGGTGGCCCGCCGCTATCTGACGATCCGGGCTTCGGGAGGAAACGTTGCTTTCCGTCTGGACGGTCTGTTTTCGACGGATACGGCAAAGGAGAAGAACGTACTGGATGCGTCGCTGTTTGAGACGTTTGAAAGCGAGTTCCGCCGCACCCTCTCCCAGAAGGAGATGGAGAAAATCAGTGAATGGAGCCGTACCTATGACAAGAAGCTGATTCTGGAAGCGCTGCGTCAGGCTTCGATGTATCAGAAGCTGAATCTTCCCTATGTCGAAAAAATTCTGATCCGTCTGAGTGAGAAGGAGGCAGGTGCATGAAACCGGAGGAAATTCTTGCGCAGCTGGATCAGCTGTTTCCAGATGCGCGCTGTGAGCTGACTCACCGCAATGCATATGAGATGGCAGTTGCGGTCATTCTTTCGGCGCAAACGACCGATGCCTCGGTGAACCGGGTGACGCCG contains:
- a CDS encoding ISL3 family transposase — its product is MSEQSDKQAILEFFNLDTGSVENVIFHNDNGSASVHVLLRPDHPPCPDCGCTLPRVKDYIDKKISHGVFTDRECTIFYHARRYICPVCHRTYYENNPFCFRKQHISALTVENILNDLKIQTETFASVAKRYHISPTTAASVFDAHVKEARRPLPTLMCWDENYAFYHPGENSKYVFVILDFESQEPVDILPSRRKDYLLSYFLKIPVEERKRVKMIATDMYSEYRAIIRQLFPKAYHSVDHYHVSQELSRKADSVRIRVMKQTPKYIEGTKTQTNEYYLLKTFNWMIFKRLDARDKDGKKLFDPGHPRKMNRKLNRFLNYYEIKAMIEAVHPDLKKAWDLKDDVVDFYDNCTYDTAPQELNKLIQSFAASGIPEMKEFSRTLISWREEIINSFIVVKQRHTVDKDTGQVVVSDIKLNNGLMENRNSIIKTIKKAANGYTNWDRFRSRCLYVLRKSSKPMLNPVIPPKKVKQ
- a CDS encoding DnaD domain-containing protein, whose translation is MKWYEEHYVNRRDWVLDHLEYLALTPAELEIVMLIDFSSQYQLPISMDSLSSKSGLTMDEVNDAVSSLVARRYLTIRASGGNVAFRLDGLFSTDTAKEKNVLDASLFETFESEFRRTLSQKEMEKISEWSRTYDKKLILEALRQASMYQKLNLPYVEKILIRLSEKEAGA
- a CDS encoding DUF6431 domain-containing protein codes for the protein MKCSEPVLDPETGLPMRFCGTARRCVKTPKGSYWIWIPVAVSSNGRHHRVLPDFLVPYKHYSVQTIESALDNDLDLDRYSLPSDSSVYRWNKWLDKLIVQLRIFLKLVDPPDSLLQQLRVLFRRDVRRAPEYDSSSGWVAGINLCLNRPNDFDLGLS